One Streptomyces lincolnensis genomic region harbors:
- a CDS encoding LLM class F420-dependent oxidoreductase has protein sequence MSRPFRFGASMIVPAPAEEWRAKCRRAEELGYDVILVPDHLGMVAPFPALVAAAEATERPRLGTFVLNAGFWNPALLAREVATTDALTGGRLELGLGTGYVRAEHDSAGLPYGSPGERVDHLRHTIEELDRLLGSQELPHSRLRSNGGTPIPRPVQRPRVPLMIGGNGDRMLRLTAEHADIAAFTGARPVPGDTTGRLLPITPDELDERVGRYRESAHGRKEPAELNLLLQMVAITEDREAAVRPLMEHVPGTTVDQALDLPLLLVGPLEQIVDQVLAQRERYGFTYLTVLEPYMEAFAPVMAALRGR, from the coding sequence ATGTCCCGTCCGTTCCGCTTCGGTGCCAGCATGATCGTCCCCGCCCCGGCCGAGGAGTGGCGCGCCAAGTGCCGGCGCGCCGAGGAACTCGGCTACGACGTGATCCTGGTCCCCGACCATCTCGGCATGGTCGCGCCGTTCCCGGCGCTGGTCGCGGCGGCGGAGGCGACCGAGCGGCCGCGTCTGGGCACGTTCGTGCTCAACGCCGGTTTCTGGAACCCGGCGCTGCTGGCCCGCGAGGTCGCCACCACGGACGCGCTGACCGGCGGACGCCTGGAACTGGGGCTGGGCACGGGGTACGTCCGGGCGGAGCACGACTCGGCCGGGCTGCCGTACGGGTCTCCGGGCGAGCGCGTGGATCATCTGCGGCACACGATCGAGGAGTTGGACCGGCTGCTCGGCTCCCAGGAGCTCCCCCATTCTCGGCTTCGCTCGAACGGGGGGACCCCCATCCCGCGGCCGGTGCAGCGGCCCCGGGTGCCGCTCATGATCGGCGGCAACGGCGACCGCATGCTCCGCCTCACCGCCGAGCACGCCGACATCGCGGCCTTCACCGGTGCGCGTCCGGTACCGGGCGACACCACGGGCCGGCTGCTGCCGATCACCCCCGACGAACTCGACGAACGCGTGGGCAGGTACCGGGAGTCGGCCCACGGCCGCAAGGAGCCGGCCGAACTGAACCTCCTCCTCCAGATGGTGGCGATCACCGAGGACCGCGAGGCCGCCGTCCGGCCGCTCATGGAGCACGTGCCCGGCACCACCGTCGACCAGGCCCTCGACCTGCCCCTCCTGCTGGTCGGCCCCCTGGAGCAGATCGTCGACCAGGTCCTCGCCCAGCGCGAGCGGTACGGCTTCACCTATCTCACGGTCCTGGAGCCGTACATGGAGGCCTTCGCACCGGTGATGGCCGCACTGCGCGGCCGGTGA
- a CDS encoding ABC transporter permease — protein sequence MLKATLRSFLAHKGRLVLSALAVVLSVAFVAGSLIFSDTLSRTFDRLFASTAPDVTVSPKENLDEAIPSGMTATVPATLAQRLDRVDGVAAARADVGVENITVVDKDNESVGPTTGAPTIGSDWNPTERTPLELTSGRAPRGPSEAMLDAETADGKDVKIGDTLTVIAAPGSFKVEIVGIATFTTTNPGAALVFLDPESAREKLLGDPGAATGISVDAAEGVSDAELKQRVATTLGADRYDYRTADEQADSSLDQLGGFLDVIKYVMLGFAGIAVLVGVFLIVNTFSMLIAQRTRELGLLRALGADRRQVRRSVLTEATLLGLVGSTVGLATGIGLAAGLIALMNTLGMNIRTSEMVIGWATPVAAYVVGVGVTFVAAYLPARRAAGVSPMAALADAEIAGIGRPLRTRAIVGGTVGALGAAALLGCVTASETGSAASLLALGIVLTLLATVIAGPLLVRPVIRVLGGAFPALFGSIGRMSQRNALRNPRRTGATAAALMVGLALVGGMSVASASMTDSFDQQIDQTLGADYVIQNTNFLPFPQEVTDAVRDTEGAGLVVRARFTPVAVRLPDGDRVETTAAGYDPQLDEVANITYAEGDTAAALAAGRMAMDRDFARDHGVRVGSAIPVEFQGGRTSELTVGALTDQDQAEGFGTQGGLYFGLGTLERFAPGGQDSALYVNAASGTSADDLRTSLEKTLAPYPQVQVRDLADYKELVHDQIAVLLYLVYALLGLAIVIAVLGVVNTLALSVVERTREIGLLRAIGLARRQLRRMIRLESVVIAVFGAVLGLALGLVWGVCTQQVLALQGMKALAIPWGTIVAVVVGSAVVGVVAALLPALRASRMNVLAAIAHE from the coding sequence GTGCTGAAGGCGACGCTGAGGAGCTTTCTCGCGCACAAGGGACGCCTGGTGCTGTCCGCGCTGGCCGTGGTGCTGTCCGTGGCGTTCGTCGCGGGCAGTCTGATCTTCTCGGACACCCTGAGCCGCACGTTCGACCGGCTCTTCGCCTCGACCGCGCCGGACGTCACGGTCAGCCCGAAGGAGAACCTCGACGAGGCCATCCCGTCCGGCATGACCGCCACCGTCCCGGCCACGCTCGCCCAGCGGCTGGACCGGGTCGACGGGGTCGCCGCCGCCCGCGCGGACGTCGGGGTCGAGAACATCACGGTCGTCGACAAGGACAACGAGTCGGTGGGCCCGACCACCGGCGCCCCGACCATCGGCAGCGACTGGAACCCGACCGAGCGCACCCCCCTGGAGCTCACCTCCGGCCGCGCACCGCGCGGACCGTCCGAGGCGATGCTCGACGCGGAGACCGCCGACGGCAAGGACGTGAAGATCGGCGACACGCTCACCGTGATCGCGGCCCCCGGCTCGTTCAAGGTCGAGATCGTCGGCATCGCCACGTTCACCACGACCAACCCCGGTGCCGCGCTGGTCTTCCTCGACCCCGAGAGCGCGCGGGAGAAGCTGCTCGGCGACCCCGGGGCCGCCACCGGCATCTCCGTGGACGCCGCCGAGGGGGTGAGCGACGCCGAGCTCAAACAGCGGGTGGCCACCACGCTCGGCGCCGACCGCTACGACTACCGGACCGCCGACGAGCAGGCCGATTCCAGCCTCGACCAACTGGGCGGATTCCTCGACGTCATCAAGTACGTGATGCTCGGCTTCGCCGGGATCGCCGTGCTGGTCGGCGTCTTCCTGATCGTCAACACCTTCTCGATGCTGATCGCCCAGCGCACCCGCGAACTGGGCCTGCTGCGCGCGCTGGGCGCCGACCGCCGCCAGGTCCGCCGCTCGGTCCTCACCGAGGCGACCCTGCTGGGACTGGTCGGTTCGACCGTGGGCCTGGCCACCGGGATCGGTCTGGCGGCCGGGCTGATCGCCCTCATGAACACGCTCGGCATGAACATCAGGACGAGCGAGATGGTGATCGGCTGGGCCACGCCCGTTGCCGCGTACGTCGTCGGGGTCGGCGTCACCTTCGTCGCCGCCTATCTGCCGGCGCGCCGGGCGGCCGGCGTCTCGCCGATGGCGGCCCTCGCCGATGCCGAGATCGCCGGCATCGGACGGCCGCTGCGGACCCGCGCGATCGTGGGCGGAACCGTCGGGGCGCTCGGCGCGGCCGCGCTCCTGGGCTGCGTCACCGCCTCGGAGACCGGGTCGGCGGCCTCGCTGCTGGCCCTCGGGATCGTGCTCACCCTGCTGGCCACCGTGATCGCCGGCCCGCTGCTGGTGCGGCCGGTGATCCGGGTCCTCGGCGGGGCCTTCCCGGCGCTGTTCGGATCGATCGGCCGGATGAGCCAGCGCAACGCCCTGCGCAACCCGCGCCGCACCGGCGCCACCGCCGCCGCGCTGATGGTGGGCCTCGCCCTGGTCGGCGGGATGTCGGTGGCGAGCGCCTCGATGACCGACTCCTTCGACCAGCAGATCGACCAGACCCTGGGCGCCGACTACGTCATCCAGAACACCAACTTCCTGCCCTTCCCGCAGGAGGTCACCGACGCGGTCCGGGACACCGAGGGCGCCGGGCTCGTCGTACGGGCGCGGTTCACGCCCGTCGCCGTCCGGCTGCCGGACGGCGACCGGGTCGAGACGACCGCCGCGGGCTACGACCCGCAGCTCGACGAGGTCGCCAACATCACCTACGCCGAGGGCGACACCGCGGCGGCGCTCGCGGCCGGCCGGATGGCCATGGACCGGGACTTCGCCCGCGACCACGGCGTACGGGTCGGCAGCGCGATCCCCGTGGAGTTCCAGGGCGGCCGCACCAGCGAACTGACCGTGGGCGCCCTCACCGACCAGGACCAGGCCGAGGGATTCGGGACCCAGGGCGGTCTGTACTTCGGGCTGGGCACGCTGGAGAGGTTCGCGCCGGGCGGGCAGGACTCCGCGCTGTACGTGAACGCCGCCTCCGGCACGAGCGCCGACGACCTGCGGACGAGCCTGGAGAAGACACTCGCCCCCTACCCGCAGGTGCAGGTGCGCGACCTCGCCGACTACAAGGAACTGGTCCACGACCAGATCGCGGTGCTGCTCTACCTCGTGTACGCGCTGCTCGGGCTCGCGATCGTCATCGCGGTGCTCGGCGTGGTCAACACCCTTGCCCTGTCGGTCGTCGAACGCACCCGGGAGATCGGCCTGCTGCGGGCCATCGGGCTGGCCCGGCGCCAGTTGCGCCGGATGATCCGGCTGGAGTCGGTGGTGATCGCGGTGTTCGGCGCGGTGCTGGGGCTGGCGCTGGGGCTGGTGTGGGGCGTGTGCACCCAGCAGGTGCTGGCGCTCCAGGGCATGAAGGCGCTGGCGATTCCGTGGGGCACGATCGTCGCGGTGGTGGTCGGCTCGGCGGTGGTGGGTGTCGTGGCGGCGCTGCTGCCGGCACTGCGGGCGTCCCGCATGAATGTGCTGGCGGCCATCGCGCACGAGTGA
- a CDS encoding GNAT family N-acetyltransferase: MSDLRIRPAGHPDIDAVLQFWRKAAEGTSISDDRDGVERLVTRDPEALILAELDGELVGTVIAGFDGWRCHLYRLAVHPDRRRRGIGGALLTAAEERFVRLGGRRGDAMVLTANEDAHHAWRAAGYAPEERWRRWVKPLTA; this comes from the coding sequence ATGAGTGATCTGCGCATACGCCCCGCCGGCCACCCGGACATCGACGCCGTGCTCCAGTTCTGGCGCAAGGCCGCGGAAGGGACGAGCATCAGCGACGACCGGGACGGTGTGGAACGGCTGGTGACCCGCGACCCCGAGGCGCTGATCCTGGCCGAGCTCGACGGGGAACTGGTCGGCACGGTGATCGCGGGCTTCGACGGCTGGCGCTGCCATCTGTACCGGCTCGCGGTGCACCCGGACCGGCGGCGCCGGGGCATCGGCGGCGCGCTGCTCACGGCCGCCGAGGAGCGGTTCGTACGACTGGGCGGGCGCCGCGGGGACGCGATGGTGCTGACGGCCAACGAGGACGCGCACCACGCGTGGCGGGCCGCCGGGTACGCGCCGGAGGAGCGCTGGCGCCGCTGGGTGAAGCCCCTCACCGCCTGA